The following coding sequences lie in one Alloacidobacterium dinghuense genomic window:
- a CDS encoding O-antigen ligase family protein, protein MPPNVASIIFWIGIFGLFLLDRRGKTPASKALWIPTAWLFFCSSRSLSLWLGVGASDTSQASVYLEGSPVDRAVFMALEIAALIVVISRRQRVGPILRNNWAIWLFFSYAAFSIFWSDYPLVTFKHWIKGIGDVMMVLIVLTEANVSDAIKHLFTRLGFVLVPLSLLFIRYLPQLGRVLNKSWLMEPVGVATQKNGLGELCDFIGIAFLWRFRSAYIDRKDPNRKRRLLALGTVLAMIVWLLWICDSMTSICALSMASAVMLLSTTPVFRRRPASVHLLAAGVIACTVYALFFQSSGTLIQGLGRNPTLTGRTEAWPILLRFVNNRLVGVGYESFWLGSRLERVWAEPLFSGFQINEAHNGYVEILLTLGWIGEALLGILIATGYRNAIGVYRRDPDIGSLRLAFLLATVITGFTEGAFRMMGPPWIVLLLATIAPVYAVRKSGSNSRVGSQGPWLAQETDAVREEVPVGSYSVALSQRAGRG, encoded by the coding sequence ATGCCCCCAAATGTCGCCTCTATTATTTTCTGGATCGGCATCTTCGGCCTCTTTCTCCTTGATCGACGTGGAAAGACTCCGGCGTCCAAAGCCCTGTGGATTCCGACGGCGTGGCTGTTCTTCTGTTCCTCGCGGTCACTCTCCCTATGGCTGGGAGTCGGTGCGTCGGATACAAGTCAGGCTAGTGTCTATCTTGAGGGTAGCCCCGTTGACCGAGCCGTTTTCATGGCTCTCGAGATAGCCGCGCTGATCGTGGTTATCAGTAGACGACAACGGGTAGGCCCCATCCTGCGAAACAATTGGGCGATCTGGCTGTTCTTCTCTTATGCGGCATTTAGCATCTTTTGGTCTGATTATCCGCTCGTAACGTTCAAGCACTGGATTAAAGGGATTGGCGACGTGATGATGGTCCTGATCGTGCTAACCGAGGCGAACGTCAGCGACGCTATCAAACACCTGTTCACCCGACTTGGCTTCGTGCTCGTGCCGTTATCCCTCCTCTTCATCAGGTACCTTCCGCAACTGGGGCGAGTGCTGAATAAGAGTTGGCTCATGGAGCCGGTCGGTGTTGCCACGCAGAAGAACGGCCTGGGCGAGTTGTGCGATTTTATCGGCATTGCCTTTCTTTGGCGCTTTCGCAGTGCTTATATCGACCGGAAAGACCCGAACCGCAAACGGCGCCTGCTGGCGCTTGGTACGGTCCTGGCGATGATCGTATGGTTGCTATGGATCTGCGATTCAATGACTTCCATTTGCGCGCTCAGCATGGCGAGCGCCGTGATGTTGCTCTCGACCACTCCCGTCTTCCGCCGCAGACCCGCTTCAGTGCACCTTCTGGCTGCTGGGGTGATTGCCTGTACGGTGTACGCGCTGTTTTTTCAGTCTTCGGGCACGTTGATACAGGGTTTGGGAAGAAATCCCACGTTAACTGGCCGCACCGAGGCTTGGCCTATATTGCTCCGCTTTGTTAATAATCGGCTGGTCGGTGTCGGGTATGAGAGCTTCTGGCTGGGCTCGCGGCTCGAAAGGGTGTGGGCGGAACCGCTGTTTAGCGGATTTCAGATTAATGAAGCCCACAACGGTTATGTCGAGATTCTTCTTACTCTGGGGTGGATTGGAGAGGCTTTGCTGGGAATCCTGATCGCGACGGGTTATAGGAACGCAATCGGCGTCTATCGCCGCGACCCTGATATCGGCAGTCTCAGGCTGGCCTTTTTACTCGCAACCGTTATTACCGGCTTCACGGAGGGGGCGTTCAGGATGATGGGTCCTCCATGGATCGTATTGCTGCTTGCGACCATCGCCCCGGTGTACGCCGTACGCAAGAGTGGCAGCAACAGTCGCGTGGGCAGCCAGGGACCATGGCTTGCTCAAGAGACTGATGCCGTCCGCGAGGAAGTGCCTGTTGGCAGTTACTCGGTTGCCCTTTCGCAAAGAGCGGGTCGCGGATAA
- a CDS encoding glycosyltransferase family 4 protein: protein MQASVSAVFLYMRMGLHLPTPGIVLDETRKEERGIMGPLRILVLAQNANPDSICGPLIGYSQAQALARLHDVTLIIGSSSEEAVRRRQGTLRAVEVIKLGWLDGIYAWSIDKIFKNNYNNQLLQVFVRPFSVVFEWQAWRQMQGRIKGGEFDIVLRLLPVSMISLSPFAFFLRNGPVPFLVGPVNGGLPWLQGFKQAKIQNKWVTRLRNLYSFLPFGRSTYRRAAAIMAGSSHTYAELSEHREKLFFLPENGIESSMCARTLRSRQPGAKLELIFVGSLIPLKACDLALRGAASLLREDLARFTVVGDGPERDRLEHLARSLGVDKAVLFCGWLSHDEAIQQLRSADVLLFPSIRDFGGGVVFEALAHGVVPVVADFGGPGDTVHPGVGCKVSLTNETDVVSQIEEILLSLARDGDRLDQLRHQGVSYAREYLSWDAKAQRITTIMRWVLRQGPKPNLPPPRLLRSERAS from the coding sequence GTGCAAGCGAGCGTTAGCGCGGTCTTCCTGTATATGCGAATGGGGCTGCACCTACCGACGCCAGGTATTGTTCTGGACGAGACGAGAAAGGAGGAGAGAGGGATTATGGGTCCCTTACGTATCTTAGTGCTCGCACAAAATGCGAACCCGGACTCGATTTGCGGGCCACTCATCGGCTATTCTCAAGCTCAAGCACTTGCTCGCCTCCATGACGTGACTTTGATCATTGGCTCCTCAAGCGAGGAAGCCGTGCGGCGCAGGCAGGGGACGCTTCGCGCCGTGGAAGTGATCAAGCTGGGATGGCTTGACGGCATTTATGCTTGGAGCATCGACAAGATTTTCAAAAACAACTACAACAACCAACTGTTACAGGTCTTTGTCCGGCCGTTTTCTGTTGTTTTTGAATGGCAGGCTTGGCGCCAGATGCAAGGACGTATCAAAGGCGGCGAGTTCGATATAGTGTTGCGACTCTTGCCGGTGTCGATGATCAGTCTTAGTCCCTTTGCTTTCTTCCTGCGGAACGGTCCTGTACCTTTTCTGGTCGGCCCTGTCAATGGAGGTTTGCCCTGGCTTCAAGGCTTCAAACAAGCCAAGATCCAGAATAAATGGGTCACTCGATTACGGAACCTGTACTCGTTTCTCCCCTTTGGTCGGTCCACCTATCGCCGCGCAGCAGCGATCATGGCGGGTTCTTCGCACACTTATGCGGAGTTAAGCGAACATCGCGAAAAGCTCTTCTTTCTCCCCGAAAATGGCATTGAAAGCTCAATGTGCGCCCGTACGCTGCGCAGTCGCCAGCCGGGCGCCAAACTCGAATTGATCTTCGTCGGCAGCTTGATTCCCTTGAAGGCCTGTGATCTTGCTTTACGGGGAGCTGCTTCTCTATTGCGGGAGGACTTGGCCCGTTTTACCGTGGTCGGCGATGGACCCGAGCGGGACCGTCTTGAGCACCTCGCGCGGTCTCTCGGCGTCGACAAGGCGGTCTTGTTTTGTGGCTGGCTCAGCCATGACGAAGCGATTCAGCAGCTGCGATCAGCGGACGTACTTTTGTTTCCATCCATTCGCGACTTCGGTGGGGGAGTGGTCTTTGAGGCTCTCGCGCACGGCGTCGTACCGGTAGTCGCCGACTTCGGTGGGCCCGGGGACACAGTGCATCCGGGGGTCGGTTGTAAAGTGTCTCTCACTAATGAGACCGACGTGGTCTCACAAATTGAAGAAATTCTGCTCAGCCTTGCACGAGACGGAGATCGTCTTGACCAGCTACGTCATCAGGGCGTTTCTTACGCGCGGGAATACTTAAGCTGGGACGCCAAGGCGCAGAGGATTACTACGATCATGCGCTGGGTTTTGCGTCAGGGCCCGAAACCAAACCTTCCGCCACCAAGGTTGCTACGCAGCGAACGCGCAAGCTGA
- a CDS encoding lipopolysaccharide biosynthesis protein: MIPFDASGTFYPRAGSHELRRLAVRGAAATVSASGLALVAQLVSTVILARLLTPADFGVVAMVTTFSLLVASFGLNGFTEAVIQFEGVDHYTASNLFWLNSAAGVVLAIAFKAAGAMLVRFYGNPLVANVATGLSVGVFIAAVSVIHLALLKRGMRFAATSTNDVVGRVANTAVSILLALRGWGYWALVAGIISQQLSVTIGAWWLCRWVPSLPRRTGKTGAMVWFAAKVYGQFSVSYSMLNLDNLLVGWQFNAVALGFYKKAYDLFALSASQLTAPLNNVALASLSRLNQDHVRFRRYLANSLGIIAFVGMGMSANLTLAGKGVVRLVLGSQWSQSGRIFELFGPGIGVMLLCSTVGWIHLSVGKPERWLRWTVFQLAATACLFLLALPWGPEGVAAAWSISFWTLLIPGFWYAGRPIRFGLSALIAPTWRYVVAALVAGLITAAIIRGTPVWGTPSGTGAALEAIVIISALFVTLYLGAVILLHWGLAPLRQLTSLLRELTPLSKPAAEAVEEYK, encoded by the coding sequence ATGATTCCATTCGATGCCAGTGGCACCTTTTACCCGCGAGCTGGGAGCCACGAATTAAGACGCCTCGCCGTTCGCGGCGCCGCAGCGACAGTATCGGCTTCGGGGTTAGCACTCGTGGCCCAGTTGGTCAGCACGGTCATTCTGGCACGACTGTTGACTCCGGCCGATTTTGGGGTCGTCGCCATGGTTACCACTTTCAGCCTCCTCGTAGCCAGCTTCGGCCTCAACGGATTTACGGAAGCGGTCATCCAGTTTGAAGGAGTGGACCACTACACTGCCAGCAATTTGTTCTGGCTTAATTCAGCAGCTGGGGTCGTCCTCGCAATTGCGTTTAAGGCGGCTGGGGCAATGCTGGTACGATTCTACGGAAATCCGCTGGTTGCGAATGTAGCCACTGGTCTTTCGGTTGGGGTCTTCATTGCGGCAGTTTCCGTCATACACTTAGCTCTCCTAAAGCGTGGCATGCGCTTCGCGGCAACTTCTACCAACGACGTCGTCGGCCGTGTGGCAAATACCGCTGTTTCGATCCTGCTGGCCTTAAGAGGTTGGGGATATTGGGCATTGGTGGCGGGAATCATTTCGCAACAGCTGAGCGTCACGATTGGAGCCTGGTGGCTTTGCCGATGGGTTCCCAGCTTGCCTCGGCGGACGGGCAAGACAGGCGCCATGGTCTGGTTCGCGGCGAAGGTCTATGGGCAGTTCAGCGTCAGCTACTCCATGCTGAACCTCGACAACCTGCTGGTTGGTTGGCAATTCAATGCGGTGGCCCTTGGATTCTACAAAAAGGCTTATGACTTGTTTGCGCTCTCGGCCAGTCAACTCACTGCGCCGCTCAACAATGTCGCACTGGCATCCTTGAGCCGGCTGAATCAGGACCATGTTCGCTTCCGGCGGTACCTCGCCAATTCGCTTGGGATCATCGCATTTGTTGGCATGGGAATGAGCGCCAATCTTACCTTGGCCGGCAAGGGCGTGGTGCGCCTTGTGCTTGGATCGCAATGGTCGCAATCCGGCAGAATCTTCGAACTTTTCGGACCGGGAATTGGCGTCATGCTTCTCTGCAGCACTGTTGGCTGGATCCACCTCTCAGTGGGGAAGCCAGAACGATGGCTGCGCTGGACTGTATTTCAACTAGCAGCAACCGCCTGCCTATTTCTGCTGGCGCTCCCCTGGGGGCCTGAAGGAGTTGCCGCAGCCTGGAGCATCTCCTTTTGGACGCTCTTGATTCCCGGCTTCTGGTATGCTGGACGACCAATCCGGTTCGGTCTCTCAGCTTTGATTGCTCCTACCTGGAGGTACGTTGTCGCCGCGCTCGTAGCGGGCTTGATAACTGCCGCGATCATCCGAGGCACGCCGGTCTGGGGCACCCCTTCAGGCACCGGAGCCGCGCTCGAGGCAATCGTCATCATTTCAGCCCTGTTTGTTACGCTTTATTTGGGCGCTGTCATCCTTCTTCATTGGGGCTTGGCGCCGCTGCGCCAGCTTACCAGTCTTCTGCGCGAGTTGACCCCGTTATCAAAACCGGCCGCCGAGGCCGTAGAAGAATACAAATGA
- a CDS encoding nucleotide sugar dehydrogenase: MKVSVFGLGYVGTVCAGCLAAEGHDVAGVDPVQIKVDFINQGHSPIVEPEIDGIIARHAKTGRIRATTDPIQAVIESELSFVCVGTPSQANGNLDLRFIRRICEQIGEALRTKDAYHTVVIRSTILPGTMHKVVIPTLEEFSGKKSGRDFGVCNNPEFLREGTAVADFRQPPKTVIGEMDTRSGDLVASLYEAIPGPLVRTDLRTAEMIKYVDNCWHALKIGFANEIGNLCDASEIDAQKVMDIFCEDRKLNISPAYLRPGFAFGGSCLPKDLRALSYHARLHDLQLPILNSVLPSNEIQIMRGLKLVMESENSRIGILGFSFKAGTDDLRESPMIEVIERLIGKGYDLRIYDRNVNIAALTGANREFILKRIPHISRLMVPRIEDVLAWAQTIVIGNSDPEFKQAPQKLRVDQCLIDFVRITTPERKYAPSSLAYA; encoded by the coding sequence GTGAAAGTAAGTGTATTTGGTTTGGGATACGTCGGAACCGTTTGCGCGGGATGCTTGGCAGCTGAGGGGCATGACGTAGCTGGTGTTGACCCGGTTCAGATCAAGGTCGACTTTATCAATCAGGGACATTCGCCGATCGTTGAGCCGGAAATTGACGGCATTATCGCGCGGCACGCAAAGACCGGGCGGATCCGGGCCACCACAGATCCGATCCAGGCCGTTATTGAATCCGAGTTGTCGTTCGTCTGCGTTGGCACACCCAGCCAAGCGAATGGCAATCTGGATCTCCGCTTCATCCGTCGCATTTGTGAGCAGATTGGAGAAGCGCTCCGGACGAAAGATGCGTACCACACCGTCGTGATTCGCAGCACAATTCTTCCCGGCACGATGCACAAGGTTGTGATTCCTACTCTTGAGGAATTCTCCGGCAAGAAAAGCGGACGGGACTTCGGTGTCTGCAACAATCCCGAATTCCTGAGAGAGGGCACGGCAGTCGCCGATTTCCGACAGCCACCGAAGACGGTCATCGGGGAAATGGACACCCGCAGCGGCGACCTGGTCGCGTCTCTTTACGAGGCGATCCCCGGGCCGCTCGTCCGGACAGACCTACGTACGGCCGAGATGATCAAGTACGTCGATAACTGCTGGCACGCCCTCAAAATCGGGTTCGCCAACGAGATCGGGAATCTGTGCGACGCGTCGGAGATCGACGCCCAGAAGGTGATGGATATTTTTTGTGAGGACCGCAAGCTGAATATCTCGCCAGCGTATCTTCGTCCCGGGTTCGCCTTCGGTGGATCCTGCCTTCCGAAGGACCTGCGAGCGCTTTCATACCATGCGCGCTTGCACGATTTGCAACTTCCGATCCTTAACTCCGTTCTACCCAGCAACGAGATACAGATTATGCGTGGCCTAAAGCTCGTGATGGAGAGCGAAAACTCCCGCATTGGGATTCTTGGATTCAGCTTCAAAGCCGGAACCGATGATCTGCGCGAGAGCCCGATGATCGAGGTAATCGAGCGCCTGATCGGCAAGGGCTACGATCTCCGCATCTACGACCGCAACGTGAACATCGCCGCGCTGACCGGTGCCAACCGGGAGTTTATTCTCAAGCGTATACCCCACATCTCGCGCCTCATGGTTCCCAGGATCGAAGACGTTCTGGCTTGGGCGCAGACCATCGTGATCGGCAACAGCGATCCAGAATTCAAACAGGCGCCGCAGAAGCTACGGGTGGATCAGTGCTTGATCGACTTTGTCCGAATAACCACTCCGGAAAGGAAATATGCTCCCAGCTCGCTCGCTTACGCTTGA
- a CDS encoding HAD-IIIC family phosphatase has product MKLIDALQVSQSPAGEGWPELRIFLACGFTPLHLHTFLAAHLRSRLPGVRPEIRTGLFGDLFGNIERLKSSEADLLVVALEWSDLDPRLGIRSLGGWRPSDVADIARFAELNSRRLLRALEGISRDMTAVVSLPTLPLPPAFTTRPVQSGLYERQLDRMLAQLAESLSGLSGVRILNEQKLAAVSAPAARYDVKSDLATGFPYTLGHASAMGELLACLIENRMPMKGLITDLDDTLWSGIVGDDGVDAISWNLDKHSQMHGVYQQFLSSLAAAGVLLGVASKNDAATVAQAFERRDMLLSKEDVFPFEVHWSRKSESVRRILSIWNIAADAVVFIDDNPAEIAEVEAAFPELTCRLFPKGDSARILTLLEELRDLFGKPVISEEDSMRIRSIRNAGAWRDASDTSASASDEFIQSAEGRIWFECSHATDDLRAFELVNKTNQFNLNGKRYAESEWRQFLANPAAFLLTAAYEDKFGALGKIAVLLGTRYADRVHVQAWVMSCRAFSRRIEHQCLQYLFDEFGVDRVSFEYTLTPRNGPLQEFLKSLVDGALETPVCLTKEMFFAKRIPLFHRVEVSVHV; this is encoded by the coding sequence ATGAAGCTGATTGACGCTCTGCAAGTGTCCCAATCTCCGGCGGGCGAAGGATGGCCGGAACTCAGGATCTTTCTGGCCTGCGGCTTTACGCCGCTGCATCTGCATACGTTTCTGGCAGCGCATCTGCGCAGCCGACTTCCTGGCGTCCGGCCGGAGATTCGCACCGGGCTTTTCGGCGACTTATTTGGAAACATCGAGCGCCTGAAGTCATCCGAGGCTGATTTGTTGGTTGTTGCATTGGAGTGGAGCGATCTCGACCCGCGGCTCGGCATTCGCAGCCTCGGCGGCTGGCGGCCGTCAGACGTGGCTGATATCGCACGATTTGCGGAGCTGAACTCCCGGCGCCTGTTGCGCGCGCTTGAAGGCATTTCTCGCGACATGACAGCAGTCGTCTCACTACCGACGCTGCCACTTCCGCCCGCCTTTACAACGCGGCCCGTGCAGAGCGGACTGTACGAGAGGCAGCTGGATCGGATGCTTGCGCAACTCGCTGAATCGTTGTCCGGGCTTTCGGGAGTTCGCATCCTCAACGAACAGAAACTAGCTGCGGTTTCAGCACCCGCAGCGCGGTACGACGTGAAATCCGATTTGGCGACTGGCTTTCCTTATACACTGGGCCATGCTTCCGCCATGGGAGAACTGCTTGCCTGCCTCATTGAAAACCGAATGCCGATGAAGGGCCTGATCACTGATTTGGATGACACTCTTTGGTCGGGTATCGTGGGCGACGATGGAGTCGATGCAATCTCATGGAATCTCGATAAACACTCGCAGATGCATGGAGTGTATCAGCAATTCCTTTCATCGCTCGCTGCCGCCGGAGTTCTGTTAGGAGTGGCTAGCAAAAACGATGCGGCTACGGTGGCACAGGCATTTGAACGCCGTGACATGTTGCTGTCGAAGGAAGATGTGTTCCCGTTTGAAGTGCACTGGTCGCGCAAGTCGGAATCAGTGCGGCGCATTCTGAGTATCTGGAACATTGCTGCGGATGCAGTTGTGTTTATCGATGACAACCCTGCAGAGATTGCCGAAGTCGAAGCGGCGTTTCCGGAATTGACCTGTAGGCTCTTTCCAAAGGGTGATTCGGCCAGGATCCTGACGCTGCTCGAAGAGCTTCGCGACCTGTTCGGCAAACCGGTTATCTCCGAAGAGGACTCGATGCGAATAAGGAGCATCCGCAATGCGGGAGCATGGCGCGATGCAAGTGACACGTCTGCATCGGCATCGGACGAATTCATCCAGTCCGCCGAGGGGCGCATCTGGTTTGAATGCTCCCATGCCACCGATGACCTGCGAGCGTTCGAGCTGGTAAATAAAACGAACCAGTTTAATCTGAACGGTAAACGCTATGCCGAGTCTGAATGGCGGCAGTTTCTAGCCAATCCCGCAGCTTTTCTGCTCACAGCGGCGTACGAGGACAAATTTGGAGCCCTCGGCAAAATCGCCGTCCTGCTAGGAACGAGGTACGCGGACCGCGTCCACGTGCAAGCCTGGGTGATGAGCTGCCGCGCTTTCTCCCGCCGCATAGAGCACCAGTGCCTGCAGTATCTTTTCGATGAATTTGGGGTAGACCGAGTCAGCTTTGAATACACCCTGACGCCCCGGAATGGTCCATTGCAGGAGTTTCTGAAATCGCTGGTTGACGGCGCGCTAGAGACGCCTGTATGTCTGACCAAAGAAATGTTTTTTGCCAAGCGTATTCCTTTGTTTCATCGCGTTGAGGTGAGTGTTCATGTCTGA
- a CDS encoding acyl carrier protein: MSDQEQLLIRCFASIFPGLTEEEIQNASTDSVGIWDSLSTVTLASVIQEEFSLEIDPEILPRLDSFEAFHDYLLRYSEHQA; the protein is encoded by the coding sequence ATGTCTGATCAGGAACAACTTCTGATCCGCTGTTTTGCTTCTATCTTTCCGGGGCTGACGGAAGAAGAGATTCAGAACGCGAGCACAGATTCTGTGGGAATCTGGGACTCGCTTTCTACCGTCACCCTGGCTTCAGTGATACAGGAAGAGTTCAGCTTGGAGATTGATCCTGAGATCCTTCCGCGTCTGGATTCCTTCGAGGCATTTCACGACTATCTGCTTCGATACAGTGAGCATCAAGCATGA
- a CDS encoding acyltransferase, with amino-acid sequence MRGVHIGKNVWIGYDVVLDTSRPFAITLEDGCVLSLRVTVLAHFRETQGVTIGRDAFIGAGALILPGVVIGEGAVVAAGSVVTRSVAPFTMVQGNPAAPVAKCGIPLGPTTTMKEFSRSLRPLPPRVRMQETSREEALAGKSRS; translated from the coding sequence ATGCGTGGCGTACACATCGGAAAAAACGTTTGGATCGGCTACGATGTGGTGCTTGACACCTCGCGCCCTTTCGCCATCACGCTGGAAGACGGCTGTGTTCTCAGCCTGCGCGTCACGGTCCTCGCGCACTTTCGGGAGACTCAGGGAGTGACGATCGGGCGCGATGCATTCATCGGAGCCGGTGCTCTGATTCTGCCCGGCGTTGTGATCGGGGAGGGCGCGGTGGTCGCTGCCGGCAGCGTAGTTACCCGATCGGTCGCACCGTTCACCATGGTCCAAGGCAATCCGGCGGCTCCGGTGGCCAAATGTGGTATTCCACTGGGTCCCACTACCACGATGAAAGAATTTTCACGCAGCCTGCGGCCATTGCCACCTCGCGTCCGGATGCAGGAGACATCGCGCGAGGAAGCTTTAGCTGGAAAGAGCAGATCGTGA
- a CDS encoding glycosyltransferase family 4 protein has product MTLTKKKILIIVENLPVPFDSRVWKEARALHQHGYEVSVLSPRGKGYRQTHEILEGIYVYRHPMPKEASRPIGYLWEYACALFWEFLFSWWIFLTRGFHVIQGCNPPDDIFLVALPFRLFGVKYIFDQHDAGPELYHSKYERKDFFYRAQVWLERLTYRASHVVIATNSSYRDLALTRGGIRPDDMFVVRNGPDLETFRLVPPDPTLKHGQKFLVGYVGTMSDQDGLEILLEVAARIKASGRTDVHFTCVGGGPGLAGLRQMVKQMNLADMVDFTGRVPDEHLLRVLSTADVCVNPDKPCEMNDISTMIKIMEYMALGKPIVQFDLREGRFSAGEASLYARADLGAEDFAAKILWLLDHPEERTRMGGLGRDRVANQLAWEFSVPNLLKAYDRAFSKRIGWTLQGRAVTSASRKEQVERAQ; this is encoded by the coding sequence GTGACACTGACAAAGAAAAAGATTCTGATCATCGTCGAGAACTTGCCTGTGCCATTTGACAGCCGCGTCTGGAAAGAAGCACGCGCGCTTCATCAGCACGGATACGAGGTGAGCGTGCTCAGTCCGCGAGGCAAGGGCTATCGGCAGACTCACGAAATCCTTGAGGGGATTTACGTCTATCGGCACCCCATGCCAAAGGAGGCCAGCCGACCCATCGGCTACCTGTGGGAGTATGCATGTGCGTTGTTCTGGGAATTTTTGTTTTCCTGGTGGATATTTCTCACGCGCGGGTTCCATGTGATTCAGGGCTGCAATCCACCGGATGATATTTTTCTGGTGGCCCTGCCCTTCCGCCTGTTTGGGGTGAAGTACATTTTCGATCAACATGACGCTGGTCCGGAACTGTATCACTCCAAATATGAAAGAAAGGACTTCTTTTACCGCGCTCAGGTCTGGCTGGAGCGCCTGACGTATCGGGCCAGTCACGTTGTCATTGCTACGAATTCCAGCTATCGAGACCTGGCGCTGACTCGCGGAGGAATAAGACCGGACGACATGTTTGTAGTGCGCAATGGACCCGACTTGGAAACATTCCGCCTAGTTCCTCCCGATCCTACGTTGAAGCATGGGCAGAAATTCCTTGTCGGCTATGTTGGGACGATGAGTGATCAAGACGGGCTCGAAATCCTGCTGGAGGTGGCCGCTCGTATCAAAGCGTCCGGTCGCACGGATGTGCATTTCACTTGTGTGGGTGGCGGCCCGGGTCTTGCAGGATTGCGTCAGATGGTCAAGCAAATGAACCTGGCAGACATGGTGGATTTCACCGGGCGCGTCCCGGATGAGCACCTGCTGCGCGTGCTGTCCACGGCCGATGTCTGCGTCAATCCCGACAAGCCCTGCGAGATGAATGATATCTCCACGATGATCAAGATTATGGAGTACATGGCTTTAGGCAAGCCCATCGTGCAGTTCGATCTCCGGGAAGGACGGTTCAGTGCCGGCGAGGCTTCTCTTTACGCACGGGCCGATCTAGGTGCCGAGGATTTCGCCGCCAAAATCCTGTGGCTCCTCGACCATCCCGAGGAACGCACCAGAATGGGCGGTCTGGGACGCGACCGCGTGGCAAATCAGCTCGCCTGGGAGTTTTCTGTGCCTAACTTGCTGAAGGCCTATGACCGCGCATTTTCAAAGCGGATCGGATGGACATTGCAGGGGCGCGCGGTCACCTCCGCCTCGCGAAAGGAACAGGTAGAAAGGGCACAATGA
- a CDS encoding NAD(P)-binding domain-containing protein, translated as MKQDKLSSTKAVELAIIGAGPYGLSIAAHLGARDIPFRIFGDPMSAWSKQMPKGMHLKSEGFASSLSDPHSEFTLRHFCEERGLPYADTGLPVSLETFVTYGLEFQKRFAPALEQKTVISIRQAPSGFELQLDNGETFFARRVIMAAGIVPFAHIPVPLSELPRGYASHSSEHSDLEKFRGQHVIVVGGGASALDLAALLHEAGANVEVVARTSVIRFHDPPQPRSLKERIVRPTTGLGAGMQLLFYVKAPRVFRLLPRKIRIDRLRKTLGPAPGWFIRDRVAGKVPLRLEVKISSATVQQNHVTLNLTDRQNGNQTVVADHVIAATGYRVDLERLQFLDPALRGRIQTIEGAPALSDTFESSVPGLYFIGVSAASTFGPLMRFACGADFTARHLSSHLGRRLGHSLVKSKKKGHSPDLPTNLTPSSY; from the coding sequence ATGAAGCAAGATAAGTTATCATCCACCAAAGCCGTCGAGCTGGCCATAATCGGGGCCGGACCGTATGGCCTCTCGATCGCAGCCCACCTGGGCGCGCGTGATATTCCGTTCCGGATCTTTGGTGATCCCATGAGCGCTTGGTCAAAACAGATGCCCAAGGGAATGCATCTGAAATCCGAAGGGTTTGCGTCGTCCCTATCCGACCCGCATTCGGAATTTACGCTTCGCCACTTCTGCGAAGAAAGAGGACTGCCGTACGCGGACACTGGTCTCCCAGTGTCTCTGGAGACATTCGTTACTTACGGGCTCGAGTTCCAGAAGCGATTCGCACCGGCTCTGGAGCAGAAGACCGTTATTTCTATCCGCCAAGCTCCTTCCGGCTTTGAGCTGCAGCTGGACAATGGCGAGACGTTTTTTGCGCGCCGCGTTATCATGGCCGCCGGCATAGTGCCGTTCGCGCATATACCAGTTCCGCTTTCGGAACTTCCGCGCGGTTACGCCAGCCACAGCTCGGAGCACAGCGACCTTGAGAAGTTCCGCGGGCAGCACGTCATCGTAGTGGGCGGAGGGGCTTCGGCTCTAGACTTGGCGGCTTTGCTGCACGAGGCGGGAGCGAATGTCGAGGTGGTGGCCCGCACTTCCGTCATCCGTTTTCACGATCCGCCGCAGCCGCGCTCGCTGAAAGAACGCATTGTGCGACCGACTACGGGACTCGGCGCCGGTATGCAACTGCTGTTCTATGTGAAGGCTCCACGGGTTTTCCGGCTTCTGCCGCGAAAGATCAGGATTGATCGTCTTCGAAAGACACTCGGACCGGCTCCAGGCTGGTTTATCCGCGACCGCGTCGCAGGAAAGGTGCCTCTGCGCCTGGAAGTTAAGATCTCCAGTGCCACTGTGCAGCAGAACCACGTTACCCTGAACTTGACCGACCGTCAGAACGGAAATCAGACCGTAGTAGCCGACCATGTGATCGCAGCTACCGGCTACCGGGTTGACTTGGAGCGCCTGCAATTTCTCGACCCCGCATTGCGGGGCAGGATTCAGACCATCGAAGGAGCACCCGCTCTCTCCGACACCTTCGAATCCTCGGTTCCCGGGCTCTATTTCATTGGCGTGAGCGCCGCCAGCACGTTCGGTCCATTGATGCGTTTTGCCTGTGGGGCCGATTTTACTGCGCGCCATCTCTCGTCGCACTTGGGCCGCCGGCTTGGCCATTCCTTGGTGAAAAGCAAGAAAAAGGGGCATAGTCCAGATCTTCCGACGAACCTGACACCGTCCTCTTACTGA